The following coding sequences lie in one Xanthomonas hyacinthi genomic window:
- a CDS encoding NYN domain-containing protein: protein MKTRSRSETDDDQPRLAVLIDADNAQPSVIEGLLAEVAKYGVASVKRIYGDFTSTRMTQWKQALLKHSISPVQQFAYTSGKNATDSSLIIDAMDLLYTGRFDGFCLVSSDSDFTRLAQRLREEGPTVYGFGERKTPDAFVQACDKFIYTEVLRSEAAGSEPSTPSTPAAKPARKASKAPPAAQAAKPEAAAAAATPAAPAEAKAQPLSAPLKLLRQAIEEASDDQGWAGLGSVGSYLNKVRPDFDPRLYGHKKLSDLLRRLSAQFELEERGNEGGGKRIFVRTRS, encoded by the coding sequence ATGAAAACCCGTTCCAGATCCGAGACCGACGACGACCAGCCGCGCCTGGCGGTGCTGATCGACGCCGACAACGCGCAACCCTCGGTGATCGAAGGCTTGCTGGCCGAGGTGGCCAAGTACGGCGTGGCCAGCGTCAAGCGCATCTACGGCGACTTCACCAGCACGCGCATGACCCAGTGGAAGCAGGCGCTGCTGAAGCATTCGATCAGTCCGGTGCAGCAGTTCGCCTACACCAGCGGCAAGAACGCCACCGACAGCTCGCTGATCATCGACGCGATGGACCTGCTGTACACCGGCCGCTTCGACGGCTTCTGCCTGGTCTCCAGCGACAGCGACTTCACCCGCCTGGCGCAGCGCCTGCGCGAGGAGGGGCCGACCGTGTACGGCTTCGGCGAGCGCAAGACCCCGGACGCGTTCGTGCAGGCCTGCGACAAGTTCATCTACACCGAAGTGCTGCGCAGCGAGGCCGCCGGCAGCGAACCGTCCACGCCGTCCACGCCCGCCGCCAAGCCTGCGCGCAAGGCAAGCAAGGCGCCACCGGCCGCGCAGGCGGCCAAGCCCGAGGCGGCTGCGGCCGCGGCAACGCCTGCCGCGCCCGCCGAGGCCAAGGCGCAACCGCTGTCGGCGCCGCTGAAACTGCTGCGCCAGGCGATCGAGGAAGCCTCCGACGACCAGGGCTGGGCCGGGCTCGGCAGCGTCGGCAGCTACCTCAACAAGGTGCGCCCGGATTTCGATCCGCGCCTGTACGGGCACAAGAAGCTCAGCGACCTGCTGCGCCGGCTGTCGGCGCAATTCGAACTCGAGGAACGCGGCAACGAAGGCGGTGGCAAGCGCATCTTCGTGCGCACCCGCAGTTGA
- a CDS encoding DUF938 domain-containing protein → MNARPYAPSCERNREPILQVLRRHFAARRHVLEIGSGTGQHAVHFAAALPPLIWQCSERAEHLPGIVQWLDAAALPNTPPALALDVQAGPWPRAGYDAVFTANTLHIMGWSAVQAFFAGVGRLLADRDGGTLAVYGPFNYGGAFSSDSNREFDAWLKVRDAASGIRDFEAIDALAQAQGLLLQEDVAMPANNRCLVWRRG, encoded by the coding sequence ATGAACGCCAGACCTTACGCCCCTTCCTGCGAGCGCAATCGCGAGCCGATCCTGCAGGTGCTGCGGCGGCATTTCGCCGCGCGCCGGCATGTGCTGGAGATCGGCAGCGGTACCGGCCAGCATGCGGTGCATTTCGCCGCCGCGCTGCCGCCGCTGATCTGGCAATGCAGCGAGCGCGCCGAGCACCTGCCCGGCATCGTGCAATGGCTGGACGCGGCGGCATTGCCGAACACGCCGCCGGCCCTGGCGCTGGACGTGCAGGCGGGGCCGTGGCCGCGCGCCGGCTACGATGCGGTGTTCACCGCCAACACCCTGCACATCATGGGCTGGTCCGCGGTGCAGGCGTTCTTCGCCGGTGTCGGCCGGTTGCTGGCCGACCGCGACGGCGGCACCTTGGCGGTGTACGGGCCGTTCAATTACGGTGGTGCGTTCAGCAGCGACAGCAACCGGGAGTTCGATGCCTGGCTGAAGGTGCGCGATGCCGCGAGCGGTATCCGCGACTTCGAGGCGATCGACGCGCTGGCGCAGGCGCAAGGACTGCTGCTGCAGGAGGATGTGGCGATGCCGGCGAACAATCGCTGCCTGGTCTGGCGCCGCGGCTGA